From a region of the Neisseria subflava genome:
- a CDS encoding LysM peptidoglycan-binding domain-containing protein yields the protein MQQRIITLLCMAGMAISAHTQAASLKIRPNAPQRYVVKNGDTLWVISGKYLYSPWQWNRLWGANRNAIRNPHLIYPGQVLVLRYVNGQPRLGFEHAQTRSDGIPVIKLHPRVRETSGYGIPTVNVNLYRMFMKHPQIIAPEETANAPRLIAGPDNRVLYTQGNRVYAYGLTEPGRYLTYRVNKNITDPETGKFLGQEVVFSGIANTLPYTDSALENRTRASDEKLKSNEYYTQVNKAMKLRTQSAQPLVIEEAVSEIRKDDYLLKLPEGLDSFNVMPHAPAHPIQAKVVSIFDGVGEAGQFQTITLDKGELDGLDKGTVVSLYKRGRQVRVNLSNNLIRKPKDKDTVELVSIPAEEIGLAMVYRTSDHLASAIILESLNSVSIGDTASEPGRDLDNMADEKTMDKQADDEQEREIELEVRS from the coding sequence ATGCAACAACGTATTATAACCCTGCTTTGCATGGCAGGCATGGCTATTTCTGCCCACACTCAGGCAGCTTCTTTAAAAATCCGCCCCAATGCGCCGCAACGCTACGTCGTTAAAAACGGCGATACCTTGTGGGTTATTTCCGGTAAATATCTGTACAGCCCATGGCAATGGAACCGCCTTTGGGGCGCCAACCGCAACGCCATCCGCAATCCGCATCTGATCTATCCGGGTCAGGTGTTGGTTTTACGCTACGTCAACGGCCAGCCGCGACTGGGTTTTGAACATGCCCAAACCCGTTCAGACGGCATTCCCGTAATCAAACTGCATCCGCGCGTACGCGAAACTTCCGGCTACGGCATTCCGACCGTCAACGTCAACCTCTACCGTATGTTCATGAAACATCCGCAGATTATCGCTCCGGAAGAAACCGCCAATGCGCCACGCCTGATTGCCGGCCCCGACAACCGCGTCCTCTACACCCAAGGCAACCGCGTGTACGCATACGGCCTGACCGAGCCCGGCCGCTACCTGACCTACCGCGTCAATAAAAACATTACCGATCCGGAAACCGGCAAATTCCTCGGCCAAGAAGTCGTGTTCAGCGGCATCGCCAACACCCTGCCTTATACCGACTCCGCCTTGGAAAACCGTACCCGCGCTTCTGACGAAAAACTCAAAAGCAACGAGTATTACACCCAAGTCAACAAAGCCATGAAGCTGCGCACCCAGTCCGCGCAACCTTTGGTTATCGAAGAAGCGGTTTCCGAAATCCGCAAAGACGACTATCTGCTGAAACTGCCAGAAGGCCTCGACAGCTTCAATGTGATGCCTCACGCCCCTGCCCATCCGATTCAGGCCAAAGTCGTTTCCATCTTCGACGGCGTGGGCGAAGCCGGCCAGTTCCAAACCATTACGTTGGATAAAGGCGAACTCGACGGTTTGGACAAAGGCACGGTGGTCAGCCTCTACAAACGCGGCCGCCAAGTCCGTGTCAATCTGTCCAACAATCTGATTCGCAAGCCGAAAGATAAAGATACGGTTGAATTGGTTTCCATTCCGGCAGAAGAAATCGGTTTGGCAATGGTGTACCGCACATCCGACCATCTGGCCTCAGCCATTATTTTGGAAAGCCTGAACAGCGTTTCCATCGGCGATACCGCCTCCGAACCCGGCCGTGATTTGGACAATATGGCTGATGAAAAAACCATGGACAAGCAGGCTGATGACGAACAAGAAAGAGAAATCGAACTGGAAGTCCGCAGCTGA